From the genome of Helicoverpa zea isolate HzStark_Cry1AcR chromosome 1, ilHelZeax1.1, whole genome shotgun sequence, one region includes:
- the LOC124634079 gene encoding cytochrome b5-like: MAAQFTRKEVEARNQRDNAAIIIDNVVYDVTPFFDDHPGGVEVLLDNAGKDASQCFHDVGHSEIALEWRQQFVAGEVVPEEHWPVRSRDQQAQQAAEPLTLATLLSVWGPPLVLAALAALFYMYLFP, encoded by the coding sequence ATGGCCGCTCAGTTCACGCGCAAGGAGGTCGAGGCGCGCAACCAGCGCGACAACGCCGCCATCATCATCGACAACGTGGTGTACGACGTGACGCCGTTCTTCGACGACCACCCGGGCGGCGTGGAGGTGCTGCTGGACAACGCGGGCAAGGACGCCTCGCAGTGCTTCCACGACGTGGGCCACAGCGAGATCGCGCTCGAGTGGCGCCAGCAGTTCGTGGCGGGCGAGGTGGTGCCGGAGGAGCACTGGCCGGTGCGCTCGCGCGACCAGCAGGCGCAGCAGGCGGCCGAGCCGCTCACGCTGGCCACGCTGCTCAGCGTGTGGGGGCCGCCGCTCGTGCTGGCCGCGCTCGCCGCGCTCTTCTACATGTACCTGTTCCCGTAG
- the LOC124633232 gene encoding cytochrome b5-like yields MTVRQFTREEVSKWTTREEAVFIIDNVVYNVTKFLDEHPGGHEVLVNVAGKDASEDFDDVGHSLDAKELMKKYVVGEVVEAERRHIQKRQISWEDSKVDSDSSFTSSWKFPVLLGIVVTLLYTYLFG; encoded by the coding sequence ATGACCGTCAGACAATTCACTCGCGAGGAGGTGTCCAAGTGGACCACCAGAGAGGAAGCGGTTTTCATTATCGACAATGTGGTGTACAACGTGACCAAGTTCCTGGACGAGCACCCCGGTGGGCACGAGGTGCTGGTCAACGTGGCCGGCAAGGACGCGTCCGAGGACTTCGACGACGTGGGCCACAGCCTGGACGCCAAGGAGCTCATGAAAAAGTACGTGGTGGGCGAGGTGGTGGAGGCCGAGCGCCGGCACATACAGAAGCGGCAGATCTCCTGGGAGGACAGCAAGGTGGACAGCGACAGCAGCTTCACGAGCTCGTGGAAGTTCCCGGTGCTGCTGGGCATCGTGGTCACCCTGCTCTACACCTACCTGTTCGGCTGA